One Amycolatopsis thermophila DNA segment encodes these proteins:
- a CDS encoding nuclear transport factor 2 family protein — MTTHQEDTVPTDRAEKLALRELTENWALWRDAGDWDRFATVWHPEQGWMSATWFQGPAAEFIAASKAGFDRGVSILHFLGGHTADVAVDRAVAQTKMTINQRASVDGIEVDVVCTGRFYDFCLRLDGEWKIVRRQPIYEKDRLDPVDPSARLELDRDLLARFPAGYRHLGYVQTKAGFTVRTGLPGLTGDAVGRLYDEGAQWLAGSATPGDPH; from the coding sequence ATGACCACTCACCAGGAGGACACCGTGCCGACCGACCGGGCCGAGAAGCTCGCACTGCGGGAACTCACCGAGAACTGGGCGCTGTGGCGCGACGCCGGCGACTGGGACCGGTTCGCCACGGTGTGGCACCCGGAGCAGGGCTGGATGTCCGCGACCTGGTTCCAGGGCCCGGCGGCCGAGTTCATCGCGGCCAGCAAGGCCGGGTTCGACCGCGGGGTGAGCATCCTGCACTTCCTCGGCGGGCACACCGCGGACGTCGCCGTCGACCGGGCGGTGGCCCAGACGAAGATGACGATCAACCAGCGCGCGAGCGTCGACGGGATCGAGGTCGACGTGGTGTGCACCGGCCGCTTCTACGACTTCTGCCTGCGGCTGGACGGGGAGTGGAAGATCGTGCGGCGCCAGCCCATCTACGAGAAGGACCGCCTGGACCCGGTGGACCCGTCGGCCCGGCTCGAGCTGGACCGCGACCTGCTGGCCCGCTTCCCCGCCGGGTACCGCCACCTCGGCTACGTGCAGACCAAGGCCGGCTTCACCGTGCGGACGGGACTGCCCGGGCTCACCGGGGACGCGGTCGGCCGGCTCTACGACGAAGGCGCCCAGTGGCTGGCCGGCTCGGCCACGCCCGGCGACCCGCACTGA
- a CDS encoding SDR family oxidoreductase, with protein sequence MNAEKGDAEFVEAYARRFAAASPLGRLVEPADIAHAVAFLLSARAGAITGETLHVTAGTHLAPHIP encoded by the coding sequence TTGAACGCGGAGAAGGGCGACGCGGAGTTCGTCGAGGCCTACGCGCGCCGGTTCGCCGCCGCCTCACCGCTGGGCAGGCTCGTGGAACCGGCTGACATCGCACACGCCGTGGCGTTCCTGCTCTCCGCCCGCGCCGGGGCCATCACCGGCGAAACCCTGCACGTGACGGCCGGGACGCACCTCGCGCCGCACATCCCATGA
- a CDS encoding SDR family NAD(P)-dependent oxidoreductase produces the protein MSAPVAIVTGGAGGLGTAIAEVLLGDGFRVALLDRRGAPEATDHFGEPSRVLGVEADVTDEESVRAAVGQVDATWGRVDALVNNAGIEPQHSLAGLDPAAWQATQAVNLTGPALMIKHCIPHWRRLGGGRVVSIGSRVWLGGATAPSYAASKAGLVGLTRTACRELGALGVTIKRGGAELRAHPVERGEGRRGVRRGLRAPVRRRLTAGQARGTG, from the coding sequence ATGAGCGCGCCCGTCGCGATCGTGACCGGCGGCGCCGGCGGGCTCGGCACCGCGATCGCGGAAGTCCTCCTCGGTGACGGGTTCCGGGTCGCGCTGCTGGACCGCCGCGGCGCGCCGGAGGCCACGGACCACTTCGGCGAGCCGTCCCGCGTGCTGGGCGTCGAAGCCGATGTCACCGACGAGGAGTCCGTGCGGGCCGCCGTCGGCCAGGTCGACGCGACCTGGGGGCGGGTCGACGCGTTGGTCAACAACGCCGGCATCGAACCCCAGCACTCGCTGGCCGGCCTCGACCCGGCCGCCTGGCAGGCCACCCAGGCCGTCAACCTCACCGGCCCGGCGCTGATGATCAAGCACTGCATCCCGCACTGGCGCCGCCTCGGGGGCGGCCGCGTGGTGTCGATCGGCTCGCGCGTGTGGCTCGGCGGCGCCACCGCCCCCTCCTACGCCGCGTCGAAGGCCGGTCTCGTCGGCCTGACCCGCACCGCGTGCCGGGAACTGGGGGCGCTCGGGGTCACGATCAAACGTGGTGGCGCCGAGCTTCGTGCGCACCCCGTTGAACGCGGAGAAGGGCGACGCGGAGTTCGTCGAGGCCTACGCGCGCCGGTTCGCCGCCGCCTCACCGCTGGGCAGGCTCGTGGAACCGGCTGA
- a CDS encoding alpha/beta fold hydrolase: MSTAPTIVLVHGMWHGGWAWERVATLLHEDGYRSVPVTLPGEDRAPGDPTFPGHCDHLAGVQAGIPGDVVLVGHSYSGALLGEVGDAPNVRGLVFVSAFCLEPGESVASVNDAAAGSQAGVNDIRQVGDHLVIDPAVARHAFYHDCSPADAASAAARLTPEHTSTRSTIVSRAAWRTVPSHFVVCTLDRACTPRVQRMMAARVDSTSELEASHSPMLSMPAVVADEITGFARKVCG; this comes from the coding sequence ATGAGCACCGCACCGACCATCGTCCTCGTGCACGGCATGTGGCACGGAGGCTGGGCGTGGGAGCGTGTGGCGACTCTGCTGCACGAGGACGGCTACCGGTCCGTCCCGGTGACCTTGCCCGGCGAGGACCGCGCGCCGGGCGACCCGACCTTCCCCGGGCACTGCGACCACCTCGCGGGCGTCCAGGCCGGGATCCCGGGTGACGTCGTGCTCGTCGGCCATTCCTACTCCGGCGCGCTGCTGGGCGAGGTCGGGGACGCGCCGAACGTGCGCGGACTGGTGTTCGTGAGCGCGTTCTGCCTGGAGCCGGGGGAATCGGTGGCGTCGGTCAACGACGCCGCGGCCGGATCGCAGGCGGGGGTGAACGACATCCGCCAGGTCGGCGACCACCTCGTCATCGACCCCGCCGTCGCGCGGCACGCGTTCTACCACGACTGCTCCCCCGCCGATGCCGCGAGCGCGGCCGCGCGGCTGACGCCCGAACACACCAGCACCCGGTCGACGATCGTGTCGCGGGCCGCGTGGCGGACCGTGCCGTCGCACTTCGTGGTGTGCACGCTGGACCGCGCGTGCACACCGCGGGTGCAGCGGATGATGGCCGCCCGCGTCGATTCCACCAGCGAACTGGAGGCCAGCCACTCACCGATGCTGTCGATGCCGGCGGTGGTGGCGGACGAGATCACCGGGTTCGCGAGGAAGGTGTGCGGATGA
- a CDS encoding MFS transporter, whose amino-acid sequence MTGFWARQGIVPNLRWGFAALTLFMVGDGIEAGFLSPFLDERGFGAGQVSLLWGVYGFVVAVAAWLSGALAEAFGPRRVMLAGFAIWVTFEVAFLFALAQGDFTLMLAGFGVRGLGYPLFAYGFLVWVALDTPEAVMGKAVGWYWFFSMLGLGVLGSYYAGLAIPLIGEFATLASSLAFIGAGGIILVLGVRARRRERADLGASLRSMVGAFTIVARRPKVGIGGVVRIINTLGFYAFVVFLTTHMVRDVGLSTAEWQTVWGTMLLVNVLANAVFGYVADRVGRVRTVAWFGGLACAVTVPAFYYVPEWLGPNFWAVLGVAVVYGAALAGFVPLSAILPSLAPQHIGGAVAILNLGAGVSQFLGPVVAGLTGPLGIEGTIWVISGIYVAGIGLTHCLRDKQKGAADRTVPTTEGALR is encoded by the coding sequence ATGACCGGATTCTGGGCGCGGCAGGGCATCGTCCCGAACCTCCGCTGGGGTTTCGCGGCACTGACCCTCTTCATGGTCGGCGACGGCATCGAAGCCGGGTTCCTGTCGCCTTTCCTCGACGAACGCGGGTTCGGCGCCGGCCAGGTCTCGCTGCTGTGGGGCGTCTACGGGTTCGTGGTCGCCGTGGCCGCGTGGCTCTCGGGTGCGCTCGCCGAGGCGTTCGGCCCCCGCCGGGTCATGCTGGCCGGGTTCGCCATCTGGGTCACCTTCGAGGTCGCGTTCCTGTTCGCGCTGGCCCAGGGCGACTTCACGCTGATGCTGGCCGGCTTCGGCGTCCGCGGTCTGGGATACCCGCTGTTCGCCTACGGTTTCCTCGTGTGGGTCGCGCTCGACACCCCCGAGGCGGTGATGGGCAAGGCGGTCGGCTGGTACTGGTTCTTCTCCATGCTCGGCCTCGGCGTGCTGGGGTCCTACTACGCGGGCCTGGCCATCCCGCTCATCGGCGAGTTCGCCACGCTCGCCTCGTCGCTGGCGTTCATCGGTGCCGGTGGGATCATCCTGGTCCTCGGCGTCCGCGCGCGCCGGCGGGAACGGGCCGACCTCGGCGCGAGCCTGCGCTCGATGGTCGGCGCGTTCACCATCGTCGCGCGGCGCCCCAAGGTGGGCATCGGCGGCGTCGTGCGGATCATCAACACCCTGGGCTTCTACGCCTTCGTCGTGTTCCTGACCACCCACATGGTGCGCGACGTGGGACTGTCCACTGCGGAATGGCAGACCGTGTGGGGCACGATGCTGCTGGTCAACGTCCTGGCCAACGCGGTGTTCGGCTACGTCGCCGACCGCGTGGGCCGGGTGCGGACCGTGGCGTGGTTCGGCGGCCTGGCCTGCGCGGTCACCGTGCCCGCGTTCTACTACGTGCCGGAGTGGCTGGGCCCCAACTTCTGGGCGGTGCTCGGCGTGGCCGTGGTCTACGGGGCGGCGCTGGCCGGATTCGTGCCCCTGTCGGCGATTCTGCCGTCGCTGGCGCCGCAGCACATCGGCGGCGCCGTGGCGATCCTCAACCTGGGCGCGGGCGTGAGCCAGTTCCTGGGACCGGTGGTCGCCGGGCTGACCGGGCCGCTCGGGATCGAGGGCACGATCTGGGTCATCTCGGGGATCTACGTGGCGGGCATCGGGCTCACCCATTGCCTGCGGGACAAGCAGAAGGGCGCGGCGGACCGGACGGTCCCCACGACGGAAGGAGCACTTCGATGA
- a CDS encoding IclR family transcriptional regulator codes for MAGRTNSPGESVSRRLLTVLDCFDVAHPALTLTEIARRSGLPISTARRLITELRDWGGLERLDDGRYRIGMRLWTIGTLAPQQRGLREAALPYMHDLFQATQENIQLTVLEGHQALCIEKISSTKAVPTLTQVGGRLPLHATGVGKCILAFSGKELLKSLAEAGLPRMTPHTITQPGRLATALAEVRKTGVAYSYQEMTLGAVSVAAPILALDGRVRAALGIVAHSRAAVDRLAPAVRTAALGIARSTR; via the coding sequence GTGGCCGGCCGAACGAACTCACCCGGGGAAAGCGTCTCCCGCAGGTTGCTCACCGTCCTGGACTGCTTCGACGTGGCCCATCCCGCGCTGACGCTGACCGAGATCGCGCGGCGCAGCGGGCTGCCGATCTCCACCGCCCGCCGGCTGATCACCGAACTCCGGGACTGGGGCGGGCTGGAACGCCTCGACGACGGCCGGTACCGCATCGGCATGCGGTTGTGGACGATCGGCACGCTCGCGCCGCAGCAGCGCGGACTGCGCGAGGCCGCGCTGCCCTACATGCACGACCTGTTCCAGGCCACCCAGGAGAACATCCAGCTGACCGTGCTGGAGGGGCACCAGGCCCTGTGCATCGAGAAGATCTCCAGCACCAAGGCCGTTCCGACGCTGACGCAGGTGGGCGGCCGGCTGCCCCTGCACGCGACCGGTGTCGGGAAGTGCATCCTGGCCTTCTCGGGCAAGGAGCTGCTGAAGTCCCTCGCCGAGGCCGGCCTGCCGCGGATGACGCCGCACACGATCACGCAACCCGGCCGGCTCGCGACCGCGCTCGCCGAGGTCCGCAAGACCGGCGTCGCCTACTCCTACCAGGAGATGACGCTGGGCGCGGTGTCGGTCGCCGCGCCGATCCTCGCCCTCGACGGCCGGGTGCGCGCGGCCCTGGGCATCGTGGCGCACTCCCGCGCCGCCGTGGACCGGCTCGCGCCCGCGGTGCGCACGGCGGCGCTGGGGATCGCGCGCTCGACCCGGTGA
- a CDS encoding ROK family transcriptional regulator: MATAKPSLDLLRTLTDEHVLRALMDHRRLTRAELAKITGISKPTVSESVRRLSEAGVLRDTGERTTGRGRVGSYYALAEDAGLALVASMAPEGVVAECVDGHGDVVARASRAVSRPATPAEVTAALRKTVTQVAKEARGPLVLSAVSAADPVDRRTGRLVHLPDAPFLIGELSPVDVLGPLVAGPVRVDNDVNWAARAEREAGAAAGLDDFAYLHLGAGLGCAVVSDGEVRRGACGLAGEIAHLVTEGPDGRAVAFTEVFEVLGLRQQGTAAIDVAALLEALAGDVLDALAAAIGGVLAALLALGDPGVVVLGGEWGSHPALIDAVERRLREKPRRVPLRPAEVVTEPALAGARSHALVELRSRLAAPPPGADR, translated from the coding sequence GTGGCCACCGCGAAGCCTTCGCTCGATCTGTTGCGCACCCTGACCGACGAGCACGTGCTGCGCGCGCTCATGGACCATCGGCGCCTGACCCGCGCCGAGCTCGCGAAGATCACCGGCATTTCCAAGCCGACGGTGTCGGAGAGCGTGCGGCGCCTGTCGGAGGCGGGGGTGCTCCGCGACACCGGTGAGCGCACGACCGGGCGGGGACGGGTCGGGTCGTACTACGCCCTGGCCGAGGATGCCGGGCTCGCCTTGGTCGCGAGCATGGCCCCGGAAGGTGTGGTGGCCGAGTGCGTGGACGGCCACGGCGATGTGGTCGCACGGGCCTCGCGTGCGGTGTCCCGGCCCGCGACGCCGGCCGAGGTGACGGCGGCGCTGCGGAAGACGGTGACCCAGGTGGCGAAGGAGGCCCGCGGGCCGCTGGTGCTCAGCGCGGTGAGCGCGGCCGACCCGGTGGACCGGCGTACGGGCCGGCTGGTGCACCTGCCCGACGCGCCGTTCCTGATCGGCGAACTGTCGCCCGTCGACGTGCTCGGTCCGCTGGTGGCCGGGCCGGTGCGGGTGGACAACGACGTGAACTGGGCGGCCCGGGCCGAGCGGGAGGCCGGCGCGGCCGCCGGTCTGGACGACTTCGCCTACCTGCACCTGGGCGCCGGCCTCGGGTGCGCGGTGGTGAGTGACGGTGAAGTGCGGCGCGGGGCCTGCGGGCTGGCGGGGGAGATCGCGCACCTGGTCACCGAGGGGCCGGACGGCCGGGCCGTGGCCTTCACCGAGGTGTTCGAGGTGCTCGGGCTGCGACAGCAGGGCACCGCGGCGATCGACGTCGCGGCGCTGCTCGAGGCGCTCGCCGGGGACGTGCTGGACGCCCTCGCCGCGGCGATCGGCGGAGTCCTCGCGGCTCTGCTGGCGCTCGGCGATCCCGGCGTCGTGGTGCTCGGCGGGGAGTGGGGCAGCCATCCGGCGCTGATCGACGCCGTGGAACGCCGCCTGCGCGAGAAGCCCCGGCGCGTTCCGCTCCGGCCGGCCGAGGTGGTCACCGAACCCGCCCTGGCCGGCGCGCGGTCCCATGCCCTGGTCGAGCTGAGGTCCCGCCTCGCGGCGCCCCCGCCGGGCGCGGATCGGTGA
- a CDS encoding DUF1479 domain-containing protein, translating into MTTAPLTAPELPHWESVPEDLPGAIREVKAALRARIEASGRTVEEVFAVVERRVAERIAGIRADQRRGEGVWPVIDYTDIAAGTVSEAQRAKVRRRGCLVVRGHFEREQALDWDADIVGYVERNRFFENYRGPGDDFFGSVGSTPEIYPIYWSQAQMQARQSDRMARVQAFLNSFWTHESGGVRWFDPERDALYPDRIRRRPPGADSAGLGAHCDPGTLDLWMTSAYQKAFRHLFDGSVEQYDPWDAAHRTSGPQYPGSTMCSVFRTFQGWTALSDMDHDQGVLHTVPVPEAMAYLMLRPLLPDVPEDDMCGVTVNQVFPAGHKWHADLVDALTGIPDVRAGDSVWWHCDMIHSVAPVTGQKGWGNVMYIPAAPWCPRNEEYAAGVREAFLSGSSPADFPAEHYERTWTGRFTYDQLNDTGRRGLGFAEGVSAEDAEKP; encoded by the coding sequence GTGACCACCGCACCGCTCACCGCGCCGGAGCTGCCGCACTGGGAGTCCGTGCCGGAGGACCTGCCCGGGGCGATCCGGGAGGTCAAGGCCGCGCTGCGCGCGCGCATCGAAGCCTCCGGCCGCACGGTCGAGGAGGTGTTCGCCGTCGTCGAGCGCCGCGTCGCCGAGCGGATCGCCGGGATCCGGGCGGACCAGCGGCGGGGAGAGGGCGTGTGGCCGGTCATCGACTACACCGACATCGCCGCCGGCACGGTCAGCGAGGCCCAGCGGGCGAAGGTGCGGCGGCGTGGCTGCCTGGTCGTGCGCGGGCACTTCGAGCGCGAGCAGGCGCTGGACTGGGACGCGGACATCGTCGGGTACGTCGAGCGGAACAGGTTCTTCGAGAACTACCGTGGCCCGGGCGACGACTTCTTCGGCAGCGTCGGGTCCACGCCCGAGATCTACCCGATCTACTGGTCGCAGGCGCAGATGCAGGCGCGGCAGAGCGACCGGATGGCGCGGGTCCAGGCGTTCCTCAACTCGTTCTGGACGCACGAGTCCGGCGGCGTGCGGTGGTTCGACCCGGAGCGGGACGCGCTGTACCCGGACCGCATCCGGCGCCGACCGCCGGGCGCCGACTCGGCCGGGCTGGGCGCGCACTGCGACCCGGGGACGCTGGACCTGTGGATGACCAGTGCCTACCAGAAGGCGTTCCGGCACCTGTTCGACGGATCGGTGGAGCAGTACGACCCGTGGGACGCGGCCCACCGCACCTCCGGCCCGCAGTACCCCGGCTCGACGATGTGCTCGGTGTTCCGCACCTTCCAGGGCTGGACCGCACTGTCCGATATGGACCACGACCAGGGGGTGCTGCACACGGTTCCCGTCCCGGAGGCGATGGCCTACCTGATGCTGCGGCCGCTGCTGCCCGACGTGCCCGAGGACGACATGTGCGGCGTCACCGTCAACCAGGTCTTCCCGGCCGGGCACAAGTGGCACGCGGACCTGGTGGACGCCCTGACCGGAATCCCGGACGTGCGGGCCGGGGATTCGGTGTGGTGGCACTGCGACATGATCCACAGCGTCGCGCCGGTCACCGGCCAGAAGGGCTGGGGCAACGTCATGTACATCCCGGCCGCGCCGTGGTGCCCGCGCAACGAGGAGTACGCCGCCGGTGTCCGGGAGGCCTTCCTGAGCGGGTCCAGCCCCGCGGACTTCCCCGCCGAGCACTACGAACGGACCTGGACGGGCCGGTTCACCTACGACCAGCTGAACGACACCGGCCGCCGCGGTCTCGGCTTCGCCGAGGGCGTGTCCGCCGAAGACGCGGAGAAGCCGTAG
- a CDS encoding thymidylate synthase — protein MPDTQYEDLLRHVLDTGARKADRTGTGTRSVFGHQLRYRLSDGFPLITTKKVHFRSIAYELLWFLRGDSNVKWLQDHGVTIWDEWAGPDGDLGPVYGVQWRSWPTPDGGHVDQISEVLRTLRENPDSRRIVVSAWNVADIPRMALPPCHAFFQFYVAEGRLSCQLYQRSADLFLGVPFNIASYALLTHLIAEQVGLRAGDFVWTGGDCHIYDNHVDQVRTQLAREARPFPTLRLRPAESLFDYTYEHFTLEGYDPHPGIKAPVAV, from the coding sequence ATGCCGGACACGCAGTACGAAGACCTGCTCCGCCACGTCCTGGACACCGGAGCCCGCAAGGCGGACCGCACCGGGACGGGCACGCGGTCGGTCTTCGGGCACCAGCTGCGGTACCGCCTGTCCGACGGATTCCCGCTGATCACGACGAAGAAGGTGCACTTCCGCTCGATCGCCTACGAGCTGCTGTGGTTCCTGCGCGGCGACTCGAACGTCAAGTGGCTGCAGGACCACGGCGTCACGATCTGGGACGAGTGGGCGGGGCCGGACGGTGACCTGGGTCCGGTCTACGGCGTGCAGTGGCGCTCGTGGCCGACCCCGGACGGCGGGCACGTCGACCAGATCAGCGAGGTGCTGCGCACGCTGCGGGAGAACCCGGACTCACGGCGGATCGTCGTGTCCGCGTGGAACGTCGCCGACATCCCGCGGATGGCGCTGCCGCCGTGTCACGCGTTCTTCCAGTTCTACGTGGCCGAGGGCCGCCTGTCCTGCCAGCTGTACCAGCGCAGCGCGGACCTGTTCCTCGGTGTGCCGTTCAACATCGCCAGCTACGCGCTGCTGACGCACCTGATCGCCGAGCAGGTGGGCCTGCGGGCCGGTGACTTCGTCTGGACCGGCGGCGACTGCCACATCTACGACAACCACGTCGACCAGGTCCGCACCCAGCTCGCCCGCGAGGCGCGGCCGTTCCCGACACTGCGGCTGCGGCCGGCGGAGAGCCTGTTCGACTACACCTACGAGCACTTCACGCTCGAGGGCTACGACCCGCACCCCGGCATCAAGGCACCGGTGGCGGTGTGA
- a CDS encoding dihydrofolate reductase, which yields MIGLVWAQSANGVIGRDGALPWHLPEDLKHFRTLTAGATVLMGRRTWESLPPRFRPLPGRRNLVLSRTPQEGAETFPGLTPVLDAVAGDVWVIGGAAVYRAALPFADRIVVTEIQEPFDGDTHAPEVGRAPDTVGEWQESATGLHYRFLTWG from the coding sequence GTGATCGGGCTTGTCTGGGCGCAGTCGGCGAACGGAGTCATCGGCCGCGACGGCGCGCTGCCGTGGCACCTGCCCGAGGACCTCAAGCACTTCCGCACGCTCACCGCGGGCGCGACGGTGCTCATGGGGCGCCGCACGTGGGAGTCGCTGCCGCCGCGGTTCCGGCCGCTGCCGGGCCGGCGCAACCTCGTGCTGTCGCGCACGCCGCAGGAAGGCGCCGAGACGTTCCCCGGCCTGACGCCGGTGCTCGACGCGGTGGCTGGTGACGTGTGGGTGATCGGCGGCGCGGCGGTGTACCGGGCGGCGCTGCCGTTCGCGGACCGGATCGTGGTGACCGAGATCCAGGAGCCCTTCGACGGCGACACGCACGCGCCCGAGGTGGGCCGCGCGCCGGACACGGTCGGCGAGTGGCAGGAGTCCGCGACCGGGCTGCACTACCGATTCCTGACCTGGGGCTGA
- a CDS encoding mycothiol transferase, with product MPGQARPPGPSRRWTLTHLIEETARHAGHADILREQIDGATGR from the coding sequence GTGCCCGGCCAAGCGCGGCCGCCCGGCCCGTCCCGCCGGTGGACGCTGACCCACCTGATCGAGGAGACCGCCCGGCACGCCGGACACGCCGACATCCTGCGCGAGCAGATCGACGGCGCGACCGGGCGCTGA
- a CDS encoding mycothiol transferase, translating to MTARVQRDTGPPPTGPGERDVLAGFLDHLRAAVTAKAEGVPEAQARAPGVPSGTNLLGLVKHLTAVERYWLLGRDTADWQATFHLGADETAQTILDAYRDTNDAADERIATWADLTAPGPCPAKRGRPARPAGGR from the coding sequence ATGACCGCCAGAGTGCAGCGCGACACCGGCCCACCACCGACGGGACCCGGCGAGCGCGACGTGCTCGCCGGGTTCCTCGACCACCTGCGCGCCGCCGTCACGGCCAAGGCCGAGGGCGTGCCGGAAGCACAGGCCCGCGCGCCGGGCGTACCGTCCGGAACGAACCTCCTCGGCCTCGTCAAGCACCTCACCGCGGTGGAACGGTACTGGCTCCTCGGTCGCGACACCGCAGACTGGCAGGCCACCTTCCACCTCGGTGCGGACGAGACCGCGCAGACGATCCTCGACGCCTACCGCGACACCAACGACGCGGCCGACGAGCGGATCGCCACCTGGGCCGACCTCACCGCTCCGGGCCCGTGCCCGGCCAAGCGCGGCCGCCCGGCCCGTCCCGCCGGTGGACGCTGA
- a CDS encoding MmcQ/YjbR family DNA-binding protein — MGNTRKARVQDVHDLAMGMPHVERVVGSQGRPVYQVGGRSFVFFRNPRPDAADPVTGERYPDVIVFWVGSEADKEALVADEGYPFFTTPHFDGHPSVLLREARIGELSYDELAEIVQDAWLARASPRRAKAWLEAHGLPSTED, encoded by the coding sequence ATGGGGAACACCCGGAAGGCTCGCGTGCAGGACGTGCACGACCTGGCGATGGGGATGCCGCACGTGGAGCGCGTGGTCGGATCCCAGGGCAGGCCGGTCTACCAGGTCGGCGGCAGGTCGTTCGTGTTCTTCCGCAACCCGCGGCCGGACGCGGCGGATCCGGTGACCGGCGAGCGCTACCCGGACGTGATCGTGTTCTGGGTCGGTTCCGAGGCGGACAAGGAAGCCCTCGTCGCGGACGAGGGGTACCCCTTCTTCACCACGCCCCATTTCGACGGGCACCCGTCGGTCCTGCTGCGGGAGGCCCGGATCGGCGAGCTGAGCTACGACGAGCTGGCCGAAATCGTGCAGGATGCGTGGCTGGCCCGCGCGTCGCCCCGGCGGGCCAAGGCCTGGCTCGAGGCGCACGGGTTGCCGTCCACTGAGGACTGA
- a CDS encoding alpha-ketoacid dehydrogenase subunit beta — protein MAELTYRAAVARGIAQEMDRDERVLLIGEDVAGAGGVFKTTPGLLERFGPRRVIDTPIAEQAILGAAMGAAMTGLRPIAEIMFADFFAVTWDIVVNQIAKTRYMTNGQVTLPLVIKTGNGGNLRFGAQHSQSIENWAMAVPGLKVVTPSTPRDVVGLMAAAVRSDDPVLFFEHKGMYASKADVPDGEIVDALGTSVIRRPGTDATVLALGLMVPRALEAAEMLASEGIDLEVIDVRSLVPLDTRTILESVSRTGRLFTVEENPQLLGWGAELVAIASDEVFWDLDAPPVRITTPHVPLPSAAALEDSVIPGVERIVQTIRKRLV, from the coding sequence ATGGCGGAACTGACCTACCGCGCCGCGGTCGCGCGCGGCATCGCCCAGGAGATGGACCGCGACGAACGGGTCCTGCTCATCGGCGAGGACGTCGCCGGCGCGGGCGGCGTGTTCAAGACCACGCCGGGGCTGCTCGAGCGGTTCGGCCCGCGGCGGGTGATCGACACCCCGATCGCCGAGCAGGCCATCCTGGGTGCGGCGATGGGCGCGGCGATGACGGGCCTGCGCCCGATCGCCGAGATCATGTTCGCCGACTTCTTCGCGGTCACCTGGGACATCGTGGTGAACCAGATCGCGAAGACCAGGTACATGACCAACGGCCAGGTCACCCTCCCGCTGGTGATCAAGACGGGCAACGGCGGCAACCTGCGGTTCGGTGCGCAGCACTCGCAGTCGATCGAGAACTGGGCGATGGCGGTGCCCGGGCTGAAGGTCGTGACCCCCTCGACGCCGCGGGACGTGGTGGGGCTGATGGCGGCGGCCGTGCGGTCGGACGACCCCGTGTTGTTCTTCGAGCACAAGGGGATGTACGCGAGCAAGGCCGACGTGCCCGACGGGGAGATCGTCGACGCGTTGGGCACGAGCGTGATCCGCCGTCCCGGCACCGACGCCACCGTCCTGGCGCTCGGGCTCATGGTCCCGCGCGCCCTCGAGGCCGCCGAAATGCTGGCGAGCGAGGGCATCGACCTCGAGGTGATCGACGTCCGGTCGCTGGTCCCGCTGGACACGCGGACGATCCTGGAGTCGGTGTCGCGCACCGGCAGGCTGTTCACCGTCGAGGAGAACCCGCAGCTGCTCGGCTGGGGCGCCGAGCTCGTCGCCATCGCCTCCGACGAGGTGTTCTGGGACCTGGACGCGCCTCCGGTGCGCATCACGACACCGCACGTGCCCCTGCCCTCGGCCGCCGCGCTGGAGGATTCGGTGATCCCCGGGGTGGAGCGGATCGTGCAGACCATCCGGAAGAGGCTGGTATGA